From one Eriocheir sinensis breed Jianghai 21 chromosome 60, ASM2467909v1, whole genome shotgun sequence genomic stretch:
- the LOC126985977 gene encoding uncharacterized protein LOC126985977 isoform X11, giving the protein MPSHYHSDYSFGSSGGGGGGGGGYRGSTSRMGATVDYGHHSMGGARGTGYSSGSSISASRYRDGGGGGGGGGGGMYGSGGGGGGGGDYGMSRGDRSGGGGGGGAGSGGGAGGLMPYPSSSYSGSLGRPGSPSLPSGGQGYSSSSSRPSYDAPPISRSTYGENTFSSRSSFDGGMSRSSYSAPSRSSYDKSSSSRSNYDSAPRPSYESSAPRPGYGGGASRPDYDSGGPARSRFDESAGPRGNYEEGAMSRPSYDDRPAPSYEGGAMSRSHFDTPEIPAHSGYNDGPPARPSYGGSRDPDPGYGGGFQDSNFGNGPGYGASSGGADYRDSMRDEPGYRGSSRGHDSSGGGSGMPYNRGHGLMGAWEDNAGPQIPPAAPAPPRDSHHSMPAPRGPGGGGGMMDRAPERDRGMDSLPPQRGSTDIIGAVNQLTQMANPESEIALNILNAVLRKPQPERRSRWDDEPAPKMRRSDWAGARDSHHGEAMRPPPQPRKFPPSDRHHARQTWEGQGSQQVWANRPVSLIAHEQYSRKVLKPRRGKARPETSREATRGPAKDQRRPRSDSETAATTPGTAQGHKGAASDPTQSASGEEMAVATVDSHIPPGIPARLYVPNDVLLCHMCDINKFGSVGTYLRHLELPEHYEASRAFHAVGAAVMELLLIEAKLASLRAGEPGYSQYHKCRRCQVFANLKEHNNSLEHLLVSHFMKVRCCKRPFATRAELEEHKLSLHHYRFVQKHGVAEPVLTKDEEAEKQRKEDEALQVLEEVHRKQVNKEEPPLTSATLPPFDPEKPVGLHLIHRRSFYKCAVCPENKLKLTNEMLVKTHFHSVTHHNNLNSYAREVFEAKRKLKEEKKALEEKKKEEEKKTTKAIEGKEEKDEKKVKTEEEKTKEEKDDAVKKEVKEEEEEEEMEHDGLPDDDVSMMELEAGEGEEQEEEEEDEGEEQEHQEGEKEEEEEEEEQEQQEEEEEKKADDVVEVPNGKDEGDRGAKVNGGVPAVKTSPAKTPAPPTAIKKPTPVSAKPTTPQAVPKPITQSTPKSTPQGILKPTTPQTAVGAKTTPQPSPAAKGGPQAAKTTPQTKPATPQSPGVKTPAQATAKALTPQSPQATKPATPQSPQVSKAATPMPPGVKGILRASPATRSTPQSPAATKTTPQSPAAAKVTPQSPAAAKVTPQSPAAAKVTPQSPAAAKTAPQPPPAAKTTPQSPPAAKTTPQAPAVTKTTPQAPAVTKTTPQAPAVTKTTPQAPAVTKTTPQAPAVTKTTPQAPAVTKTTPQAPAVTKPTPQAPAATKPTPQAPAATKPTPQAPAATKPTPQAPTPATKTPTSTPAATPTPVKATPTPSAIPAKSTPTTRGTAIRGTPRGRGRARGRGRGGNK; this is encoded by the exons ATGCCGAGCCACTACCATTCAGACTACAGCTTCGGCTcttcaggaggagggggaggaggaggaggaggatacag GGGCAGCACCTCCAGAATGGGGGCCACGGTTGACTATGGCCACCACAGCATGGGAGGGGCTCGGGGCACTGGGTACTCCTCAGGGTCATCCATCTCTGCCTCAAG GTACCGTGATGGCGGCgggggaggtggcggtggcggcggtggcatgtacggcagtggtggaggtggcggaggaggcggTGACTATGGCATGAGCAGGGGTgaccgcagtggtggtggtggtggtggcggtgctggaagtggaggtggtgctggAGGCCTCATGCCGTATCCATCCTCATCCTACTCTGGCTCTCTGGGACGGCCGGGCAGCCCCAGCCTCCCCTCAGGCGGCCAGGGCTACTCCAGCTCATCGTCACGGCCGAGTTACGACGCACCGCCCATCTCTCGCTCCACGTACGGCGAAAACACCTTCTCCTCGCGCTCCTCCTTCGACGGTGGTATGTCACGCTCGTCGTACAGCGCCCCGTCACGATCCAGCTATGACAAGAGTTCATCGTCGCGGTCAAACTATGATTCTGCCCCCAGGCCAAGCTACGAAAGCTCTGCTCCTCGCCCTGGCTACGGCGGGGGTGCCTCTCGCCCTGACTACGACTCTGGGGGTCCCGCACGCTCCCGCTTCGATGAGAGTGCCGGGCCACGCGGGAACTACGAAGAAGGTGCCATGTCGCGGCCCAGCTATGATGACAGGCCTGCCCCAAGCTACGAAGGTGGTGCCATGTCTCGCTCACACTTCGACACACCCGAGATCCCTGCCCACTCCGGCTACAATGACGGCCCACCCGCCCGCCCCAGCTACGGCGGCTCTCGCGACCCTGATCCTGGCTATGGGGGCGGCTTCCAGGACTCAAACTTTGGCAACGGGCCGGGCTATGGTGCGTCATCCGGGGGCGCTGACTACAGGGACAGCATGAGGGATGAACCAGGCTACAGGGGCTCTAGCAGGGGCCATGACAGCTCTGGAGGTGGCTCTGGCATGCCCTATAAcag GGGCCACGGGTTAATGGGTGCTTGGGAGGACAATGCAGGGCCACAGATTCCCCCGGCGGCCCCAGCTCCACCCAGGGACAGCCACCACTCCATGCCAGCCCCCAGAGGTCCCGGCGGGGGTGGCGGCATGATGGACCGAGCACCAGAGAGGGACAGGGGCATGGACAGCCTTCCGCCACAACGTGGATCAACGGACATCATTGGGGCGGTGAACCAGCTGACGCAGATGGCCAACCCAGAGTCTGAGATTGCTCTGAATATCCTGAACGCTGTGCTGAGGAAG CCCCAGCCTGAGCGCCGATCCAGGTGGGATGACGAGCCAGCCCCTAAGATGAGGCGCAGTGACTGG GCTGGGGCCCGAGACTCTCACCACGGCGAAGCCATGcgtccgccgccacagccacgcaAGTTCCCCCCGTCGGACCGCCACCACGCCCGGCAGACCTGGGAGGGCCAGGGCTCCCAGCAGGTCTGGGCCAACCGCCCGGTGTCCCTCATTGCCCACGAACAGTACAGTCGGAAGGTTCTCAAGCCCAGGCGCGGCAAGGCCCGGCCAGAGACCAGCCGGGAGGCCACCCGGGGCCCCGCCAAGGACCAGCGCAGACCACGCAGCGACTCAGAGACAGCGGCCACCACGCCAGGGACGGCACAGGGCCACAAGGGGGCCGCCTCAGACCCCACCCAGAG TGCGTCGGGCGAGGAGATGGCCGTCGCTACGGTTGATTCCCACATCCCACCAGGCATCCCCGCG CGTCTGTATGTGCCCAACGATGTGCTTCTCTGCCACATGTGCGATATCAACAAATTCGGCAGCGTTGGG ACATACCTCCGCCACCTGGAGCTGCCCGAGCACTACGAGGCATCGCGTGCCTTCCATGCCGTGGGTGCCGCCGTCATGGAGCTGCTGCTCATCGAGGCAAAG CTGGCCTCCCTGCGTGCCGGCGAGCCTGGCTACTCCCAGTACCACAAGTGCCGTCGGTGCCAGGTGTTCGCCAACCTGAAGGAGCACAACAACAGTCTGGAGCACCTGCTGGTCTCACACTTCATGAAGGTGCGCTGCTGCAAGCGTCCCTTTGCCACGCGCGCCGAGCTGGAGGAGCACAAGCTGTCCCTCCACCACTACCGCTTTGTGCAGAAACACGGCGTGGCAGAGCCGGTGCTGACcaaggacgaggaggcggagaagCAGCGCAAGGAGGATGAGGCGCTGCAGGTGCTGGAGGAGGTGCACCGCAAGCAGGTCAACAAGGAGGAGCCGCCACTAACATCCGCCACCCTGCCGCCCTTTGACCCTGAGAAGCCtgtcg GCCTGCACCTCATCCACCGTCGGTCGTTCTACAAGTGTGCCGTGTGCCCTGAGAACAAGCTGAAGCTGACCAACGAGATGCTTGTCAAGACACACTTCCACTCCGTCACCCACCACAACAACCTCAACTCCTATGCTCGGGAGGTCTTT GAGGCTAAGAGgaagctgaaggaggagaagaaagccctggaggagaagaagaaggaggaggaaaagaagacgaccAAGgccatagaagggaaggaggagaaggacgagaagaaggtgaagacagaagaggaaaagacaaaggaggaaaag GATGATGCTGTGAAGAaggaagttaaggaggaggaggaggaggaggagatggagcatGATGGACTCCCAGATGATGACGTTTCGATGATGGAGTTGGAAGCTGGTGAAGgcgaggagcaagaagaggaagaggaggatgaaggagaggagcaggaacaccaggaaggagagaaggaggaggaggaggaggaggaagaacaagagcagcaggaggaggaggaggagaagaaagcagaTGATGTGGTGGAAGTTCCCAATGGAAAGGACGAGGGTGACAG GGGGGCCAAGGTGAACGGAGGAGTGCCAGCCGTCAAGACATCACCCGCCAAGACTCCAGCACCTCCAACAGCCATCAAGAAACCTACTCCAGTCTCTGCCAAACCCACTACTCCTCAAGCTGTCCCTAAACCCATCACACAAAGCACTCCCAAGTCCACTCCTCAAGGCATCCTCAAACCCACCACTCCCCAGACTGCCGTAGGAGCCAAGACCACACCCCAACCATCGCCTGCAGCTAAGGGTGGTCCACAAGCTGCCAAAACCACCCCACAAACCAAGCCTGCCACGCCGCAATCTCCCGGAGTCAAGACCCCGGCTCAAGCCACTGCCAAGGCCCTCACACCACAGTCACCGCAAGCCACGAAACCCgccacaccacagtcaccacaAGTCTCGAAAGCGGCCACACCGATGCCCCCAGGTGTGAAGGGGATACTGAGGGCCTCACCAGCGACCAGGAGCACTCCACAATCCCCTGCAGCTACCAAGACTACACCACAATCCCCTGCAGCTGCCAAG GTGACTCCACAATCCCCTGCAGCTGCCAAGGTAACTCCACAATCCCCTGCAGCTGCCAAGGTAACTCCACAATCCCCTGCAGCTGCCAAG ACAGCTCCACAACCCCCTCCAGCTGCCAAGACAACTCCACAATCCCCTCCAGCTGCCAAGACAACTCCACAAGCACCAGCAGTGACCAAGACAACTCCACAAGCACCAGCAGTGACCAAGACAACTCCACAAGCGCCAGCAGTGACCAAGACCACTCCACAAGCCCCAGCAGTGACCAAGACCACTCCACAAGCACCAGCAGTGACCAAGACCACTCCACAAGCCCCAGCAGTGACCAAGACCACTCCACAAGCCCCAGCTGTGACCAAACCCACTCCACAAGCCCCAGCAGCGACCAAACCCACTCCACAAGCCCCAGCAGCGACCAAACCCACTCCACAAGCCCCAGCAGCGACAAAACCCACTCCACAAGCACCCACACCAGCTACAAAGACCCCGACATCAACCCCAgcagccacacccacacccgtCAAGGCTACACCCACTCCCTCGGCCATCCCTGCCAAGTCCACGCCCACGACCAGAGGCACAGCGATCCGAGGCACACCCCGCGGCAGAGGCAGGGCTCGTGGGCGCGGCCGTGGcggaaataaataa
- the LOC126985977 gene encoding uncharacterized protein LOC126985977 isoform X27 has protein sequence MPSHYHSDYSFGSSGGGGGGGGGYRGSTSRMGATVDYGHHSMGGARGTGYSSGSSISASRYRDGGGGGGGGGGGMYGSGGGGGGGGDYGMSRGDRSGGGGGGGAGSGGGAGGLMPYPSSSYSGSLGRPGSPSLPSGGQGYSSSSSRPSYDAPPISRSTYGENTFSSRSSFDGGMSRSSYSAPSRSSYDKSSSSRSNYDSAPRPSYESSAPRPGYGGGASRPDYDSGGPARSRFDESAGPRGNYEEGAMSRPSYDDRPAPSYEGGAMSRSHFDTPEIPAHSGYNDGPPARPSYGGSRDPDPGYGGGFQDSNFGNGPGYGASSGGADYRDSMRDEPGYRGSSRGHDSSGGGSGMPYNRGHGLMGAWEDNAGPQIPPAAPAPPRDSHHSMPAPRGPGGGGGMMDRAPERDRGMDSLPPQRGSTDIIGAVNQLTQMANPESEIALNILNAVLRKPQPERRSRWDDEPAPKMRRSDWAGARDSHHGEAMRPPPQPRKFPPSDRHHARQTWEGQGSQQVWANRPVSLIAHEQYSRKVLKPRRGKARPETSREATRGPAKDQRRPRSDSETAATTPGTAQGHKGAASDPTQSASGEEMAVATVDSHIPPGIPARLYVPNDVLLCHMCDINKFGSVGTYLRHLELPEHYEASRAFHAVGAAVMELLLIEAKLASLRAGEPGYSQYHKCRRCQVFANLKEHNNSLEHLLVSHFMKVRCCKRPFATRAELEEHKLSLHHYRFVQKHGVAEPVLTKDEEAEKQRKEDEALQVLEEVHRKQVNKEEPPLTSATLPPFDPEKPVGLHLIHRRSFYKCAVCPENKLKLTNEMLVKTHFHSVTHHNNLNSYAREVFEAKRKLKEEKKALEEKKKEEEKKTTKAIEGKEEKDEKKVKTEEEKTKEEKDDAVKKEVKEEEEEEEMEHDGLPDDDVSMMELEAGEGEEQEEEEEDEGEEQEHQEGEKEEEEEEEEQEQQEEEEEKKADDVVEVPNGKDEGDRGAKVNGGVPAVKTSPAKTPAPPTAIKKPTPVSAKPTTPQAVPKPITQSTPKSTPQGILKPTTPQTAVGAKTTPQPSPAAKGGPQAAKTTPQTKPATPQSPGVKTPAQATAKALTPQSPQATKPATPQSPQVSKAATPMPPGVKGILRASPATRSTPQSPAATKTTPQSPAAAKVTPQSPAAAKTTPQSPPAAKTTPQAPAVTKTTPQAPAVTKTTPQAPAVTKTTPQAPAVTKTTPQAPAVTKTTPQAPAVTKTTPQAPAVTKPTPQAPAATKPTPQAPAATKPTPQAPAATKPTPQAPTPATKTPTSTPAATPTPVKATPTPSAIPAKSTPTTRGTAIRGTPRGRGRARGRGRGGNK, from the exons ATGCCGAGCCACTACCATTCAGACTACAGCTTCGGCTcttcaggaggagggggaggaggaggaggaggatacag GGGCAGCACCTCCAGAATGGGGGCCACGGTTGACTATGGCCACCACAGCATGGGAGGGGCTCGGGGCACTGGGTACTCCTCAGGGTCATCCATCTCTGCCTCAAG GTACCGTGATGGCGGCgggggaggtggcggtggcggcggtggcatgtacggcagtggtggaggtggcggaggaggcggTGACTATGGCATGAGCAGGGGTgaccgcagtggtggtggtggtggtggcggtgctggaagtggaggtggtgctggAGGCCTCATGCCGTATCCATCCTCATCCTACTCTGGCTCTCTGGGACGGCCGGGCAGCCCCAGCCTCCCCTCAGGCGGCCAGGGCTACTCCAGCTCATCGTCACGGCCGAGTTACGACGCACCGCCCATCTCTCGCTCCACGTACGGCGAAAACACCTTCTCCTCGCGCTCCTCCTTCGACGGTGGTATGTCACGCTCGTCGTACAGCGCCCCGTCACGATCCAGCTATGACAAGAGTTCATCGTCGCGGTCAAACTATGATTCTGCCCCCAGGCCAAGCTACGAAAGCTCTGCTCCTCGCCCTGGCTACGGCGGGGGTGCCTCTCGCCCTGACTACGACTCTGGGGGTCCCGCACGCTCCCGCTTCGATGAGAGTGCCGGGCCACGCGGGAACTACGAAGAAGGTGCCATGTCGCGGCCCAGCTATGATGACAGGCCTGCCCCAAGCTACGAAGGTGGTGCCATGTCTCGCTCACACTTCGACACACCCGAGATCCCTGCCCACTCCGGCTACAATGACGGCCCACCCGCCCGCCCCAGCTACGGCGGCTCTCGCGACCCTGATCCTGGCTATGGGGGCGGCTTCCAGGACTCAAACTTTGGCAACGGGCCGGGCTATGGTGCGTCATCCGGGGGCGCTGACTACAGGGACAGCATGAGGGATGAACCAGGCTACAGGGGCTCTAGCAGGGGCCATGACAGCTCTGGAGGTGGCTCTGGCATGCCCTATAAcag GGGCCACGGGTTAATGGGTGCTTGGGAGGACAATGCAGGGCCACAGATTCCCCCGGCGGCCCCAGCTCCACCCAGGGACAGCCACCACTCCATGCCAGCCCCCAGAGGTCCCGGCGGGGGTGGCGGCATGATGGACCGAGCACCAGAGAGGGACAGGGGCATGGACAGCCTTCCGCCACAACGTGGATCAACGGACATCATTGGGGCGGTGAACCAGCTGACGCAGATGGCCAACCCAGAGTCTGAGATTGCTCTGAATATCCTGAACGCTGTGCTGAGGAAG CCCCAGCCTGAGCGCCGATCCAGGTGGGATGACGAGCCAGCCCCTAAGATGAGGCGCAGTGACTGG GCTGGGGCCCGAGACTCTCACCACGGCGAAGCCATGcgtccgccgccacagccacgcaAGTTCCCCCCGTCGGACCGCCACCACGCCCGGCAGACCTGGGAGGGCCAGGGCTCCCAGCAGGTCTGGGCCAACCGCCCGGTGTCCCTCATTGCCCACGAACAGTACAGTCGGAAGGTTCTCAAGCCCAGGCGCGGCAAGGCCCGGCCAGAGACCAGCCGGGAGGCCACCCGGGGCCCCGCCAAGGACCAGCGCAGACCACGCAGCGACTCAGAGACAGCGGCCACCACGCCAGGGACGGCACAGGGCCACAAGGGGGCCGCCTCAGACCCCACCCAGAG TGCGTCGGGCGAGGAGATGGCCGTCGCTACGGTTGATTCCCACATCCCACCAGGCATCCCCGCG CGTCTGTATGTGCCCAACGATGTGCTTCTCTGCCACATGTGCGATATCAACAAATTCGGCAGCGTTGGG ACATACCTCCGCCACCTGGAGCTGCCCGAGCACTACGAGGCATCGCGTGCCTTCCATGCCGTGGGTGCCGCCGTCATGGAGCTGCTGCTCATCGAGGCAAAG CTGGCCTCCCTGCGTGCCGGCGAGCCTGGCTACTCCCAGTACCACAAGTGCCGTCGGTGCCAGGTGTTCGCCAACCTGAAGGAGCACAACAACAGTCTGGAGCACCTGCTGGTCTCACACTTCATGAAGGTGCGCTGCTGCAAGCGTCCCTTTGCCACGCGCGCCGAGCTGGAGGAGCACAAGCTGTCCCTCCACCACTACCGCTTTGTGCAGAAACACGGCGTGGCAGAGCCGGTGCTGACcaaggacgaggaggcggagaagCAGCGCAAGGAGGATGAGGCGCTGCAGGTGCTGGAGGAGGTGCACCGCAAGCAGGTCAACAAGGAGGAGCCGCCACTAACATCCGCCACCCTGCCGCCCTTTGACCCTGAGAAGCCtgtcg GCCTGCACCTCATCCACCGTCGGTCGTTCTACAAGTGTGCCGTGTGCCCTGAGAACAAGCTGAAGCTGACCAACGAGATGCTTGTCAAGACACACTTCCACTCCGTCACCCACCACAACAACCTCAACTCCTATGCTCGGGAGGTCTTT GAGGCTAAGAGgaagctgaaggaggagaagaaagccctggaggagaagaagaaggaggaggaaaagaagacgaccAAGgccatagaagggaaggaggagaaggacgagaagaaggtgaagacagaagaggaaaagacaaaggaggaaaag GATGATGCTGTGAAGAaggaagttaaggaggaggaggaggaggaggagatggagcatGATGGACTCCCAGATGATGACGTTTCGATGATGGAGTTGGAAGCTGGTGAAGgcgaggagcaagaagaggaagaggaggatgaaggagaggagcaggaacaccaggaaggagagaaggaggaggaggaggaggaggaagaacaagagcagcaggaggaggaggaggagaagaaagcagaTGATGTGGTGGAAGTTCCCAATGGAAAGGACGAGGGTGACAG GGGGGCCAAGGTGAACGGAGGAGTGCCAGCCGTCAAGACATCACCCGCCAAGACTCCAGCACCTCCAACAGCCATCAAGAAACCTACTCCAGTCTCTGCCAAACCCACTACTCCTCAAGCTGTCCCTAAACCCATCACACAAAGCACTCCCAAGTCCACTCCTCAAGGCATCCTCAAACCCACCACTCCCCAGACTGCCGTAGGAGCCAAGACCACACCCCAACCATCGCCTGCAGCTAAGGGTGGTCCACAAGCTGCCAAAACCACCCCACAAACCAAGCCTGCCACGCCGCAATCTCCCGGAGTCAAGACCCCGGCTCAAGCCACTGCCAAGGCCCTCACACCACAGTCACCGCAAGCCACGAAACCCgccacaccacagtcaccacaAGTCTCGAAAGCGGCCACACCGATGCCCCCAGGTGTGAAGGGGATACTGAGGGCCTCACCAGCGACCAGGAGCACTCCACAATCCCCTGCAGCTACCAAGACTACACCACAATCCCCTGCAGCTGCCAAG GTAACTCCACAATCCCCTGCAGCTGCCAAG ACAACTCCACAATCCCCTCCAGCTGCCAAGACAACTCCACAAGCACCAGCAGTGACCAAGACAACTCCACAAGCACCAGCAGTGACCAAGACAACTCCACAAGCGCCAGCAGTGACCAAGACCACTCCACAAGCCCCAGCAGTGACCAAGACCACTCCACAAGCACCAGCAGTGACCAAGACCACTCCACAAGCCCCAGCAGTGACCAAGACCACTCCACAAGCCCCAGCTGTGACCAAACCCACTCCACAAGCCCCAGCAGCGACCAAACCCACTCCACAAGCCCCAGCAGCGACCAAACCCACTCCACAAGCCCCAGCAGCGACAAAACCCACTCCACAAGCACCCACACCAGCTACAAAGACCCCGACATCAACCCCAgcagccacacccacacccgtCAAGGCTACACCCACTCCCTCGGCCATCCCTGCCAAGTCCACGCCCACGACCAGAGGCACAGCGATCCGAGGCACACCCCGCGGCAGAGGCAGGGCTCGTGGGCGCGGCCGTGGcggaaataaataa